Proteins from one Mycobacterium adipatum genomic window:
- the eccD gene encoding type VII secretion integral membrane protein EccD: protein MDDPLCRISIQNAVRPEVVDVALPRHAEVGLLLPDIVDLVIGNGAPAPAPAPAPAGWRLDRLLGGPCDESMTLHESGISDGDVMVLSPVGTPAPGPLHDDPFRTVRDAEGPDPAGDTSAARWACTGLIAVAALGYSGAHGGLPWLAAGTAVLSAAICILVAWRRPEVGVTVDGLCVGFVSVAGFLAVPGDAWAPGVALGAAAGCAASVWLLRAAGGDVWLLTATATAAALVTAATAVALVLPVDLAAAGALLGVLALAVLGAAGRLAVALTGLRPPLPGEGSAEGAAPISAAAAVDGRTLCTGLVTGAGAAVTVGVAALVFDGADGPSWPRRLMLAAVLAALLLLRIRFYADPRCRTALGWCGLVAASAALALATVSAPRYAGPVVVLTVALAAWSGARRGERVLWVRGADTAECVLLAAVVPLAGWVCGLYELVRSSSIG, encoded by the coding sequence ATGGATGATCCGTTGTGCCGTATATCGATTCAGAATGCCGTGCGACCGGAGGTGGTCGATGTCGCGCTGCCCCGGCACGCCGAAGTGGGTCTGCTGCTGCCCGATATCGTCGATCTCGTCATCGGTAACGGGGCACCGGCACCGGCACCGGCGCCGGCGCCGGCGGGCTGGCGGTTGGACCGCCTGCTCGGCGGCCCCTGCGATGAGTCGATGACGCTGCACGAGAGCGGGATATCCGACGGTGACGTCATGGTGCTGTCCCCGGTGGGCACCCCGGCACCGGGCCCGTTGCACGACGATCCGTTCCGCACCGTCCGTGACGCCGAGGGGCCCGATCCGGCCGGCGACACCTCGGCCGCGCGGTGGGCATGCACCGGCCTGATCGCGGTGGCCGCTCTCGGCTACTCGGGTGCCCACGGCGGCCTGCCATGGCTGGCGGCGGGCACCGCGGTGCTCAGTGCGGCGATCTGCATCCTGGTGGCGTGGCGCCGGCCCGAGGTAGGTGTGACAGTGGACGGGTTGTGCGTCGGATTCGTCAGCGTGGCAGGCTTTCTCGCGGTGCCCGGGGATGCTTGGGCTCCGGGGGTGGCACTCGGGGCGGCCGCGGGCTGCGCGGCCTCGGTCTGGCTGCTGCGCGCGGCGGGCGGTGATGTGTGGCTGCTCACCGCCACGGCGACCGCCGCCGCGCTGGTCACCGCGGCCACCGCGGTCGCGCTGGTGCTGCCGGTGGATCTGGCCGCGGCCGGCGCGCTCCTCGGCGTGCTGGCCCTGGCCGTGCTTGGAGCTGCCGGTCGGCTCGCCGTCGCCCTCACCGGCCTGCGGCCCCCGCTACCGGGCGAGGGGTCCGCGGAGGGTGCCGCGCCGATATCCGCGGCGGCCGCGGTCGACGGTCGGACGCTGTGCACCGGCCTGGTCACCGGGGCCGGCGCCGCCGTCACGGTGGGGGTCGCAGCGTTGGTCTTCGATGGCGCGGACGGCCCGTCCTGGCCGCGCCGACTCATGCTGGCTGCGGTACTTGCGGCACTTCTGCTGCTGCGCATCCGGTTCTACGCCGATCCTCGGTGTCGCACGGCGCTGGGCTGGTGTGGCCTCGTTGCGGCCTCGGCGGCACTCGCACTGGCGACCGTGTCGGCCCCGCGGTATGCCGGGCCGGTGGTCGTGCTGACCGTTGCCCTGGCTGCCTGGTCCGGCGCTCGCCGCGGCGAGCGGGTGCTGTGGGTTCGCGGCGCCGACACCGCGGAGTGTGTGCTGCTGGCTGCCGTGGTGCCACTGGCGGGTTGGGTGTGCGGTCTCTACGAACTGGTGCGATCGTCGAGTATCGGATGA
- the mycP gene encoding type VII secretion-associated serine protease mycosin: MIAGRAVPVLAAVVLGAAPVAAAAPALAIGPPPVDSRMLPPAGPAAPGQATEQIASCVAAPPADAGTQVARPDLGAAWIRSRGAGQTVAVIDTGVARHRLLPRLVPGGDFVADGDGTADCDGHGTIVAGIIGAAPDPGSGFSGIAPDAAVLAIRQSSMKFRVSAAAGGDGVGDVDSLAAAIRTAADQGATVINISSVACLAVTDRLDDRALGAAVAYAVDDRNVVVVAAAGNVGGQGTCPKQNTFPGAAAEPDWDGVEVVASPSWYDDYVLTVGSVDADGAPSAFSLAGPWVDVAAPGESVVSLSTIGEGLVDVMPGAAAAQPISGTSYAAPVVSGVAALIRAAAPQLTARQVMHRIESTAQHPPSGWNPSVGHGVVDVLAAIRGIAGPAEPSPPHPLPPAAVAVPDSGARRFALLGVAACTALAVGSALVPGHRSPRRVDAVPHEGGTGGAEFGAAR, encoded by the coding sequence ATGATCGCCGGCCGGGCGGTGCCGGTGCTCGCGGCCGTGGTGCTGGGCGCGGCGCCGGTGGCCGCGGCGGCACCGGCGCTGGCGATCGGCCCGCCACCGGTCGACAGCCGGATGCTGCCGCCGGCAGGGCCGGCCGCGCCTGGTCAGGCCACCGAGCAGATCGCGTCCTGTGTCGCCGCCCCGCCTGCGGACGCCGGCACCCAGGTGGCGCGGCCCGACCTGGGTGCCGCGTGGATCCGGTCGCGCGGCGCGGGTCAGACCGTGGCGGTCATCGATACCGGCGTGGCCCGGCACCGGCTGCTACCGCGCCTGGTTCCGGGTGGTGATTTTGTCGCCGACGGGGACGGCACCGCCGACTGCGACGGCCACGGCACGATCGTCGCCGGGATCATCGGTGCGGCTCCCGACCCGGGCAGCGGGTTCAGCGGTATCGCCCCCGACGCCGCCGTTCTCGCGATCCGCCAGTCCAGCATGAAGTTCCGCGTCTCCGCCGCGGCCGGCGGAGACGGCGTCGGCGATGTCGATTCGCTTGCGGCGGCGATCCGGACGGCCGCCGACCAGGGCGCCACCGTCATCAACATCTCGTCGGTGGCCTGCCTCGCGGTCACCGATCGCCTCGATGACCGGGCGCTGGGCGCCGCGGTGGCCTACGCGGTGGACGACCGCAATGTCGTGGTGGTGGCCGCGGCGGGCAACGTCGGTGGACAGGGCACCTGCCCGAAACAGAACACGTTTCCCGGCGCGGCGGCCGAACCCGACTGGGACGGGGTCGAGGTGGTGGCGAGCCCGAGTTGGTATGACGATTACGTGCTGACCGTGGGGTCGGTGGATGCCGACGGCGCACCGTCGGCGTTCAGCTTGGCGGGACCGTGGGTGGACGTCGCCGCACCCGGCGAATCGGTGGTGTCGCTGAGCACCATCGGCGAGGGCCTGGTGGATGTCATGCCGGGAGCCGCTGCAGCACAGCCGATTTCCGGGACGAGCTACGCGGCTCCGGTGGTGTCGGGTGTTGCGGCGCTGATTCGCGCCGCGGCGCCGCAGTTGACGGCTCGGCAGGTGATGCACCGTATCGAGAGCACCGCGCAGCATCCGCCGTCGGGCTGGAACCCGTCGGTGGGACACGGTGTGGTCGACGTGCTTGCCGCCATCCGCGGCATCGCCGGCCCCGCGGAGCCCTCCCCGCCGCACCCGTTGCCACCGGCCGCTGTCGCGGTGCCGGATTCCGGTGCACGGCGGTTCGCGTTGCTCGGCGTGGCGGCATGCACCGCCCTGGCGGTCGGGTCGGCGCTGGTGCCGGGCCACCGGTCACCCCGGCGCGTCGATGCTGTCCCGCACGAGGGTGGCACGGGCGGCGCTGAGTTCGGGGCCGCGCGGTAG
- the eccCa gene encoding type VII secretion protein EccCa: protein MESPSDRRPRLSAVPGAQIHVRRPPPVPVAEPPGPLTRLLPVLTLVAVGGMAVLYLTSGPGVTAARNPMYLVFPVLMAASVLGTLAHTSRGRTAELNAGRRDYLRYLDGVAAQTEEAARTQHVRQHCRHPDPVLLWTLAGGGRMWERTPSDPDFCHVRLGLGPVPPAAELVVAVADPVPEADPVTTAALDGLVASRAVVAGLPVTVDIAGHIGFAGEPAAVAALVRAIVCQLAMWHGPGAVCVTGPAGPQWDWLKWLPHHVPRPGAGGSAYTVVIADGVGPRPKGPGIAVLDLTGHADTMVDLADLDRVDGLSAAQARMCARRLSRWRAGSGPDTGGTSWTDLIGIADTREWDPVRGWQRRADSQRLRVPIGVGDGPDNRGDPVELDLKEAAEHGMGPHGLCIGATGSGKSEVLRTLILGLVATHAPDDLNLALIDFKGGATFLGFERLAHVSAVITNLDDEAYLVNRMHEALSGEMNRRQQILRTAGNFGSVAQYRRARSAGADLAALPVLFIVVDEFSELLSQRPEFAELFVTIGRLGRSLGMHLLLASQRLDEGRLRGLETHLSYRVCLKTFSASESRSVLGVSDAYELPAAPGAAYLKTADGRLVRLRTSYVCGPDVRANSVDLRPHRFTSTPDGVAAQAPSGAEATATVLDTVLDRIAGHGTPAHRLWLPPLPAAPDWSDLLSRHDDARLTAPIGLVDNAFAQRRDPLTVDLNGAGGHVAVVGATRSGKSSTLCTLLLGLAATHSPTDIQFYCLDFGGGMLAALQHLPHTGVVAGRGDIELIRRTVAQLEALARRREAGGRNGAPDGYGEVFLVVDGWGELRQVDDEVEHAITAMTAHGLALGIHIVLTASRWAELRPAVKDQLGTRIELRLGEPAESEMDRKAARHLIGGPPGAGVTRDGRVSAIAPPPLDAIDAIAADLRTRHSGRGAIPVRLLPALVERTTVPATGAGPTHVTIGIGESELRPAVLDFTESQHLIVLGDSGCGKTSALRTLCTQLIRAATPDRVQIHLVDLRRTLLGVVDADHLGGYLMSTAMVQAHLPGVAEQLRARLPGASVTQQQLRDRSWWSGPEIYVMVDDYELVCGAGPDPLAPLLEFLPHARDIGLHVVIARRAGGAARALFNSVPTTMRELGCAGLLMSAAPDEGALLGVARPTRLPPGRAVLTTGGRGGERVQIAWTAEP, encoded by the coding sequence ATGGAATCACCGAGCGACAGACGTCCGCGGCTCTCGGCCGTGCCGGGCGCGCAGATACATGTACGGCGGCCACCGCCCGTGCCGGTGGCCGAGCCGCCCGGGCCGCTGACGCGCCTGCTGCCGGTGCTGACGCTCGTCGCGGTCGGCGGTATGGCGGTGCTGTACCTGACATCGGGGCCGGGGGTCACGGCGGCACGCAACCCGATGTACCTGGTCTTCCCGGTGCTGATGGCGGCGTCGGTGCTCGGCACGCTCGCCCACACCAGCCGTGGGCGGACCGCCGAGCTGAACGCCGGCCGCCGCGACTACCTGCGCTACCTGGACGGTGTCGCCGCCCAAACCGAGGAAGCCGCACGCACGCAACATGTTCGGCAGCACTGCAGGCACCCGGATCCGGTGCTGCTGTGGACTCTGGCCGGCGGCGGACGGATGTGGGAGCGCACACCGTCGGATCCCGACTTCTGCCATGTCCGGCTGGGCCTGGGCCCGGTGCCGCCGGCGGCCGAGTTGGTGGTCGCGGTCGCCGACCCGGTGCCCGAGGCCGACCCGGTGACCACCGCGGCGCTGGACGGGTTGGTCGCGTCCCGCGCGGTGGTGGCAGGCCTGCCCGTCACGGTCGACATCGCCGGGCATATCGGCTTCGCCGGCGAACCGGCCGCCGTGGCCGCACTGGTTCGCGCCATCGTGTGCCAGCTGGCGATGTGGCACGGCCCCGGTGCGGTGTGTGTGACGGGTCCTGCCGGCCCGCAATGGGACTGGCTGAAATGGCTGCCGCATCATGTACCGCGACCCGGCGCCGGCGGGTCCGCGTACACGGTGGTGATCGCCGACGGGGTTGGGCCCCGGCCGAAGGGCCCCGGCATCGCCGTGCTCGACCTCACCGGTCACGCAGACACCATGGTCGACCTCGCCGACCTCGACCGGGTGGACGGCCTGTCGGCTGCGCAGGCACGGATGTGCGCACGCCGGCTGTCCCGGTGGCGCGCCGGTAGCGGCCCCGACACCGGCGGTACCAGCTGGACGGATCTGATCGGTATCGCGGACACCCGCGAGTGGGACCCGGTGCGGGGATGGCAGCGGCGCGCGGACTCGCAGCGGCTGCGGGTTCCGATCGGCGTCGGCGACGGTCCGGACAATCGGGGCGACCCGGTGGAACTGGACCTCAAGGAGGCCGCCGAACACGGTATGGGTCCGCACGGGCTGTGCATCGGGGCCACCGGATCGGGCAAATCGGAGGTCCTGCGGACGCTGATTCTCGGCCTGGTGGCCACGCATGCGCCCGACGATCTCAATCTGGCCCTCATCGATTTCAAGGGTGGCGCCACGTTTCTGGGCTTCGAGCGGCTCGCCCACGTGTCGGCGGTCATCACCAACCTCGACGATGAGGCCTACCTGGTCAACCGGATGCACGAGGCGCTCTCCGGCGAAATGAACCGCCGGCAGCAGATCCTGCGGACGGCAGGAAATTTCGGGAGCGTCGCGCAGTACCGTCGGGCCCGCTCGGCGGGCGCCGATCTGGCCGCGCTGCCGGTGCTGTTCATCGTCGTCGACGAGTTCTCCGAGCTGCTCAGCCAGCGTCCGGAGTTCGCGGAACTCTTCGTGACGATCGGGCGCCTCGGCAGGTCGCTGGGAATGCACCTGCTGCTGGCCAGCCAGCGTCTGGACGAGGGTAGGTTGCGGGGTCTGGAGACTCATCTGTCCTACCGGGTATGCCTGAAGACGTTCTCGGCCAGCGAATCCCGATCCGTGCTCGGAGTGTCGGACGCCTACGAACTGCCTGCCGCGCCGGGGGCCGCGTACCTCAAGACCGCCGATGGACGGCTGGTGCGGCTGCGCACGAGCTACGTCTGCGGGCCGGACGTCCGCGCGAACAGCGTGGACCTGCGCCCCCACCGATTCACCTCGACACCGGACGGCGTTGCCGCACAAGCACCTTCGGGTGCCGAGGCCACCGCCACGGTGCTGGACACCGTGCTGGACCGGATTGCCGGCCACGGCACACCCGCGCACCGGCTGTGGCTACCCCCGCTGCCGGCCGCCCCGGACTGGTCAGACCTGTTGTCCCGGCACGATGACGCCCGACTGACCGCGCCGATCGGGCTGGTGGACAACGCCTTCGCCCAGCGTCGTGACCCGCTCACCGTCGACCTGAACGGCGCCGGTGGTCACGTCGCCGTGGTCGGTGCGACACGGTCGGGCAAGTCCAGCACACTGTGCACCTTGCTGCTGGGGCTGGCCGCCACGCACAGCCCCACCGATATCCAGTTCTACTGCCTGGACTTCGGCGGCGGCATGCTGGCCGCGCTGCAGCACCTCCCGCACACCGGGGTGGTCGCGGGGCGCGGGGACATCGAGCTGATACGGCGGACCGTGGCGCAGCTGGAAGCGCTCGCGCGCCGCCGGGAAGCCGGCGGGCGCAACGGGGCACCCGACGGTTACGGCGAGGTGTTCCTGGTGGTGGACGGGTGGGGTGAGCTCCGACAGGTCGACGACGAGGTGGAACACGCGATCACCGCGATGACCGCGCACGGCCTCGCCCTGGGAATCCACATCGTGCTCACCGCGTCGCGCTGGGCCGAACTGCGTCCCGCCGTCAAGGACCAGCTCGGTACCCGGATCGAGCTGCGGCTCGGTGAACCCGCGGAATCCGAGATGGACCGCAAGGCGGCCCGCCATCTGATCGGCGGTCCGCCCGGCGCCGGGGTCACCCGCGACGGCCGTGTCTCGGCGATCGCGCCACCACCGCTGGACGCCATCGATGCCATCGCCGCAGACCTGCGCACGCGCCACTCGGGCCGCGGCGCGATCCCGGTCCGGCTGTTACCTGCCCTGGTGGAGCGCACCACGGTGCCGGCCACGGGCGCCGGGCCGACGCACGTCACCATCGGTATCGGCGAGTCCGAACTGCGGCCGGCGGTGCTGGATTTCACCGAGAGTCAACATCTGATCGTGTTGGGGGACAGCGGTTGTGGGAAGACGTCGGCGCTGCGGACGTTGTGCACCCAACTGATCCGGGCCGCTACACCGGACCGCGTGCAGATCCATCTGGTCGACCTGCGGCGGACCTTGTTGGGCGTGGTCGACGCCGACCACCTCGGCGGGTACCTGATGTCGACGGCGATGGTGCAGGCACACCTGCCCGGTGTCGCCGAGCAGCTGCGCGCCAGATTGCCGGGAGCCTCCGTCACCCAGCAGCAGTTGCGCGACCGTTCGTGGTGGTCCGGACCGGAGATCTACGTCATGGTCGACGACTACGAGCTGGTCTGCGGAGCAGGCCCGGACCCGCTCGCGCCGCTGCTGGAATTCCTGCCGCACGCCCGCGATATCGGTCTGCACGTGGTGATCGCCCGGCGCGCCGGGGGAGCGGCGCGGGCATTGTTCAACTCGGTGCCGACCACCATGCGCGAACTCGGGTGTGCGGGGCTGCTGATGAGCGCAGCGCCGGACGAGGGTGCCCTGCTGGGCGTCGCCCGGCCCACTCGGTTGCCACCCGGGCGGGCCGTCCTCACCACCGGGGGCCGCGGCGGCGAGCGTGTGCAGATCGCGTGGACCGCCGAGCCGTGA